From Pontibacter actiniarum, a single genomic window includes:
- the pruA gene encoding L-glutamate gamma-semialdehyde dehydrogenase has protein sequence MATGFFRVPTPVNEPVKSYAPGSPEKESLLRTYKELKSKQLDVPMYIGGDKVYTDNKQPMLQPHDHQHILGHFSEGDASHVEQAINAALAAREDWANMSWEHRASIFLKAADLLAGPWRDRLNAATMLGQSKNAYQAEIDSACELVDFLRFNVHYMTEIYQMQPESSPGVWNRMEHRPLEGFVFALTPFNFTAIAGNLPSCVAMMGNVVVWKPAHTQIYAAHMIMELFREAGLPDGVINLVYVDGPTTGDVVFGHSDFAGIHFTGSTGVFQNIWKTIGNNIHKYKSYPRIVGETGGKDFILAHRSANAKALATAISRGAFEFQGQKCSAASRAYIPSNLWEEVKGYVIEDLKSFKMGAPEDFSNFINAVIDEKSFDKIARYIDGAKESNEVEIIAGGNYDKSKGYFIEPTVLLSHNPQYTTMCEEIFGPVITIYVYDENNFDDTLELVNSTSPYALTGAIFSQDRYIIDYATKKLDQAAGNFYINDKPTGAVVGQQPFGGARASGTNDKAGSMLNLLRWVSARSIKETFVPPVDYRYPFLGENK, from the coding sequence AGTCGAAGCAGCTGGATGTGCCCATGTACATTGGCGGCGACAAAGTTTACACCGATAACAAGCAGCCGATGCTGCAGCCGCACGACCACCAGCACATCCTGGGCCACTTCAGCGAAGGCGACGCGTCCCACGTGGAACAAGCCATCAACGCGGCGCTGGCAGCCCGCGAAGACTGGGCAAACATGAGCTGGGAGCACCGCGCCAGCATTTTCCTGAAAGCCGCCGACCTGCTGGCCGGCCCCTGGAGGGACAGGCTGAACGCAGCCACCATGCTGGGCCAGTCTAAAAACGCCTACCAGGCGGAGATCGACTCTGCCTGCGAACTGGTGGATTTCCTGCGCTTTAACGTGCACTACATGACCGAGATCTACCAGATGCAGCCGGAGTCTTCGCCGGGCGTTTGGAACCGTATGGAGCACCGCCCGCTCGAGGGTTTCGTGTTCGCCCTGACGCCGTTTAACTTCACCGCCATCGCCGGCAACCTGCCTTCCTGCGTTGCCATGATGGGTAACGTGGTGGTTTGGAAGCCAGCACACACGCAGATCTACGCGGCGCACATGATCATGGAGCTGTTCCGCGAAGCAGGCCTGCCTGACGGTGTTATCAACCTGGTTTACGTAGATGGCCCTACCACCGGAGACGTGGTTTTCGGCCACTCTGACTTCGCCGGCATCCACTTTACCGGTAGCACAGGCGTGTTCCAGAACATCTGGAAGACCATTGGCAACAACATCCACAAGTATAAATCCTACCCACGCATTGTAGGCGAAACCGGCGGTAAAGACTTTATACTTGCGCACAGGTCTGCCAACGCCAAGGCACTGGCAACAGCCATCTCCCGCGGCGCGTTCGAGTTCCAGGGCCAGAAGTGCTCTGCCGCCTCGCGGGCCTACATCCCAAGCAACCTTTGGGAAGAGGTAAAAGGCTATGTGATCGAGGACCTGAAGTCGTTTAAGATGGGCGCACCGGAGGATTTCTCGAACTTCATTAACGCCGTGATCGACGAGAAGTCTTTCGACAAGATCGCTCGCTACATCGACGGCGCGAAGGAAAGCAACGAGGTGGAGATTATCGCCGGCGGTAACTACGACAAGTCCAAAGGCTACTTTATTGAGCCGACGGTGCTGCTGTCGCACAACCCGCAGTACACCACCATGTGCGAGGAGATCTTCGGGCCGGTTATCACCATCTACGTGTACGACGAGAACAACTTCGACGACACGCTGGAGCTGGTAAACAGCACATCGCCGTACGCCCTGACGGGAGCCATCTTCAGCCAGGACCGCTACATTATTGACTACGCCACGAAGAAGCTCGACCAGGCGGCCGGCAACTTCTACATCAACGATAAGCCGACAGGCGCCGTGGTGGGCCAGCAGCCATTCGGTGGCGCGCGCGCTTCCGGCACAAACGACAAGGCCGGTTCCATGCTGAACCTGCTGCGCTGGGTGTCTGCCCGCTCTATCAAAGAAACCTTCGTTCCGCCGGTAGACTACCGCTACCCGTTCCTGGGCGAGAACAAGTAA
- the nuoE gene encoding complex I 24 kDa subunit family protein: MAETINEVKFSDAAMAEIQRYISHYPEGRQKSALLPILHIAQAEFGGWVSPEVMDKVAEILNIQPIEVYEVATFYTMFNLKPVGKHVLEVCRTGPCCLRGADQMIDMLKQKLNIEEGETTADGMFTLKPVECLASCGSGPMLQVRETFYENIDSEEKLDQFLEMMRHKEHETPTWAK, from the coding sequence ATGGCAGAAACAATAAACGAAGTGAAGTTTTCTGACGCGGCCATGGCCGAGATCCAGCGCTACATCAGCCACTACCCGGAGGGTCGTCAGAAATCAGCCCTGCTCCCGATCCTGCACATTGCGCAGGCAGAGTTCGGCGGCTGGGTAAGCCCCGAGGTGATGGACAAGGTGGCTGAGATCCTGAACATCCAGCCGATTGAAGTATACGAGGTAGCCACTTTCTACACCATGTTCAACCTGAAGCCGGTTGGCAAGCACGTGCTGGAAGTATGCCGCACAGGCCCTTGCTGCCTGCGCGGTGCCGACCAGATGATCGACATGCTGAAGCAGAAGCTGAACATCGAGGAAGGCGAAACGACTGCCGACGGCATGTTTACCCTAAAGCCGGTGGAATGCCTGGCCTCTTGTGGCTCAGGCCCGATGCTGCAGGTGCGCGAAACCTTCTACGAGAACATCGACAGCGAGGAGAAGCTGGACCAGTTCCTGGAGATGATGCGCCACAAAGAGCACGAAACCCCTACCTGGGCTAAGTAA
- the nuoD gene encoding NADH dehydrogenase (quinone) subunit D, producing the protein MATESKTAELTELEQFRKDNGLALQEERPLTTLNLGPTHPATHGIFQNILQMDGEKIVDAVPTIGYIHRAFEKIAERRPFYQITPLTDRMNYCSSPINNMGYHMTVEKLLGITVPKRAQYIRVIMMELARISDHLICNSILGVDSGAFTGFLYVMQEREHIYDIYEEVCGARLTTNMGRIGGMERDLSPKALHLIGEFLNRFPKVWAEFEKMMTRNRIFMDRTTGVGAISAERALNYGFTGPNLRAAGVDYDVRVMNPYSSYEDFEFEIPVGSNGDTYDRFLVRNEEVWQSLKIIEQAYKNLPEGSYHADAPHYYLPPKQEVYTNMEALIYHFKIVMGETDAPVGEVYHSVEGGNGELGFYLISDGGRTPYRLHFRRPCFIYYQAYTEMIKGGQLADAILTLSSLNVIAGELDA; encoded by the coding sequence ATGGCTACTGAAAGTAAAACCGCTGAACTCACTGAACTGGAGCAATTCCGCAAAGACAACGGACTTGCCCTGCAGGAGGAGAGGCCTCTTACCACGCTGAACCTGGGCCCTACCCACCCGGCCACGCACGGTATTTTCCAGAACATCCTCCAAATGGACGGGGAGAAGATTGTGGACGCTGTTCCCACGATCGGCTACATCCACCGTGCCTTTGAGAAAATAGCAGAACGCCGGCCGTTCTACCAGATCACGCCGCTGACGGACCGCATGAACTACTGCTCATCCCCTATCAATAACATGGGGTATCACATGACGGTAGAGAAGCTGCTCGGCATTACCGTGCCGAAGCGCGCGCAGTACATCCGCGTGATCATGATGGAGCTGGCCCGTATCTCCGACCACCTGATCTGTAACTCGATCCTGGGTGTGGACTCCGGCGCCTTTACGGGCTTCCTGTACGTGATGCAGGAGCGTGAGCACATCTACGATATCTACGAGGAAGTATGCGGCGCCCGTCTGACCACGAACATGGGCCGCATCGGGGGGATGGAGCGCGACCTGTCGCCGAAAGCCCTGCACCTGATTGGCGAGTTCCTGAACCGGTTCCCGAAAGTATGGGCGGAGTTCGAGAAAATGATGACGCGTAACCGTATCTTCATGGACAGAACAACCGGTGTGGGCGCTATTTCTGCGGAGCGTGCCCTGAACTACGGCTTCACAGGCCCTAACCTGCGTGCCGCCGGTGTAGACTACGATGTGCGCGTGATGAACCCGTACTCGTCATACGAAGACTTTGAGTTTGAAATTCCGGTAGGCTCTAACGGCGACACGTACGACCGCTTCCTGGTTCGCAACGAGGAAGTGTGGCAAAGCTTAAAGATCATCGAGCAGGCTTACAAAAACCTGCCGGAGGGTTCTTACCACGCCGACGCCCCGCACTACTACCTGCCTCCAAAGCAGGAAGTGTACACCAACATGGAAGCGCTGATCTACCACTTTAAAATAGTGATGGGTGAGACGGACGCTCCGGTTGGAGAAGTGTACCACAGCGTAGAGGGCGGCAACGGAGAGTTGGGCTTCTACCTGATCAGCGACGGTGGCAGAACACCTTACCGACTGCACTTCCGCAGACCTTGCTTTATCTACTACCAGGCTTACACAGAGATGATCAAGGGCGGCCAGCTGGCTGATGCGATCCTGACGCTGAGCAGCCTGAATGTGATTGCAGGGGAGCTAGACGCATAA
- a CDS encoding NADH-quinone oxidoreductase subunit C, giving the protein MELTNENVLGKIISKFGEENIWDAFSPDGIMTITTNRASIIDLIQYLYDDEELQIRFLTTMCGIHYPDHKGKELCVMYQLHSLRHNYRIRIKVFMPADDAVMPTLTNLYATSNWMERETFDFYGVKFVGHPNLTRILNIEEMEYHPMLKQYPLEDQTREDKIDTYFGR; this is encoded by the coding sequence ATGGAGCTTACGAACGAAAACGTACTCGGCAAAATCATCAGCAAGTTTGGGGAAGAGAACATCTGGGACGCCTTTAGCCCCGATGGCATCATGACGATCACCACCAACCGTGCGTCGATCATCGACCTGATCCAGTACCTGTACGACGACGAGGAACTGCAGATCCGCTTCCTGACCACCATGTGCGGCATCCACTACCCGGACCACAAGGGCAAGGAACTGTGCGTGATGTACCAGCTGCATAGCCTGCGTCATAATTACCGCATCCGCATTAAGGTGTTTATGCCTGCTGATGATGCCGTAATGCCGACGCTCACCAACCTCTATGCCACCTCTAACTGGATGGAGCGCGAGACATTCGACTTCTACGGCGTCAAGTTTGTGGGCCACCCGAACCTGACCCGCATCCTGAACATCGAGGAGATGGAGTACCACCCGATGCTGAAGCAGTACCCGCTGGAAGACCAGACACGGGAAGACAAGATAGATACCTATTTCGGACGCTAA
- a CDS encoding NADH-quinone oxidoreductase subunit A, which yields MESAVHQYIPSDYLPILIQFAAALGFVIFALTLTHLLGPKRNSEVKGAAWESGIESVGDARTPISYKYFMTAILFVLFDVEIIFMYPWAVNFKGFGLEGFLQMLVFVTLLMAGFFYVIKKGILDWE from the coding sequence ATGGAATCAGCTGTACATCAGTACATACCATCGGACTATTTACCTATCCTCATCCAGTTTGCGGCAGCCCTGGGCTTTGTGATTTTTGCGCTGACGCTTACGCACCTGCTGGGCCCCAAAAGAAATAGCGAGGTAAAAGGCGCTGCCTGGGAAAGCGGTATCGAATCTGTGGGAGACGCCCGTACCCCTATCTCCTACAAGTATTTCATGACGGCCATCCTGTTTGTACTGTTTGATGTGGAAATCATCTTCATGTACCCGTGGGCTGTTAACTTCAAAGGCTTCGGCTTGGAGGGTTTCCTGCAAATGCTGGTGTTTGTAACCCTGCTGATGGCCGGCTTCTTCTACGTGATAAAAAAAGGCATCCTAGATTGGGAATAG
- a CDS encoding NADH-quinone oxidoreductase subunit B, translating into MSDSNNDIKLVDAPDGVSGAGFFATSFEKVIGLARKHSLWPLPFATSCCGIEYMATMGSNYDISRFGSERPSFSPRQADILMVMGTIAKKMGPVVKQVYEQMAEPRWVIAVGACASSGGIFDTYSVLQGIDRVVPVDVYVPGCPPRPEQILDGLMRVQELAENESLRRRNSPEYQALLASYNIK; encoded by the coding sequence ATGAGCGATTCAAACAACGATATTAAATTAGTAGACGCGCCGGACGGCGTATCGGGTGCTGGTTTCTTCGCCACCTCGTTTGAGAAAGTAATTGGACTGGCGCGCAAGCACTCGCTGTGGCCGCTGCCTTTTGCCACCTCTTGCTGCGGTATTGAGTACATGGCCACCATGGGCTCCAACTACGACATCTCCCGCTTCGGGTCGGAGCGCCCAAGCTTCTCCCCGCGCCAGGCAGACATCCTGATGGTGATGGGCACGATTGCCAAGAAGATGGGCCCAGTGGTAAAGCAGGTGTACGAGCAGATGGCCGAGCCGCGCTGGGTTATCGCCGTTGGCGCCTGTGCCTCCTCCGGCGGTATTTTCGATACGTACTCGGTGCTGCAGGGCATTGACCGCGTAGTGCCGGTGGACGTGTACGTGCCGGGCTGCCCGCCACGCCCTGAGCAGATCCTGGACGGCCTGATGCGCGTGCAGGAGCTGGCAGAAAACGAATCGCTGCGCCGCCGCAACTCTCCGGAGTACCAGGCACTCTTAGCCTCTTACAACATTAAATAA